From a region of the Anoplopoma fimbria isolate UVic2021 breed Golden Eagle Sablefish chromosome 16, Afim_UVic_2022, whole genome shotgun sequence genome:
- the LOC129104336 gene encoding uncharacterized protein C21orf62 homolog produces MEMSPNTVSSILLPWSLWLLFFLTHVTQTANSAPLSETSLSVNTTLLFNSGAPGYNLRNCSCSTSIRECDEALANSLCRCHTVLRSALPSAGLREPGRLAVWVTELWVLEELLNRSMVGHLLLSFCGIKPMDSQYLALLGLRTLRIHSAAPEAPYPDQEITISPAAGLAVEVEDLYFDFSSSFHVTFVDVAVLNGLSVLKAYSVVGRSAQTLSQQFPHLALPLSLAPSTTPDDPMDPSEQAAEPLRNLLITFIY; encoded by the coding sequence ATGGAGATGTCTCCAAACACTGTCTCCTCTATCTTGTTGCCATGGTCACTGTGGTTGCTGTTCTTCCTGACCCACGTCACCCAGACAGCAAACTCTGCCCCCCTGTCTGAAACTTCTCTGTCGGTCAATACCACGCTGTTGTTCAACAGTGGCGCCCCGGGCTACAACCTGCGGAACTGCAGCTGCTCCACATCCATCCGGGAATGTGACGAGGCTCTGGCCAACTCGCTATGCAGATGCCACACCGTTTTGCGTTCTGCTCTGCCCTCTGCTGGGCTCAGAGAACCTGGACGACTCGCTGTGTGGGTGACGGAGCTCTGGGTTCTGGAGGAACTGCTGAACCGGAGCATGGTTGGCCATTTGCTGCTGTCTTTTTGTGGAATAAAACCAATGGACAGTCAGTACCTGGCTCTGCTAGGTCTACGGACCCTCAGGATTCATAGTGCAGCACCAGAAGCTCCCTACCCCGACCAGGAAATTACAATTTCCCCAGCAGCAGGGCTGGCAGTGGAGGTAGAGGACCTCTACTTTgacttctcctcttccttccatGTGACCTTTGTGGATGTAGCAGTTCTCAATGGGCTCTCTGTCCTAAAGGCATACAGTGTAGTGGGACGATCTGCTCAAACACTCTCTCAACAATTCCCACACCTGGCCCTACCACTTTCTCTGGCACCATCTACTACTCCTGATGACCCTATGGACCCCAGTGAGCAGGCTGCAGAGCCTCTCCGGAACCTGCTTATTACATTTATCTACTAA